One part of the Solanum dulcamara chromosome 3, daSolDulc1.2, whole genome shotgun sequence genome encodes these proteins:
- the LOC129883611 gene encoding uncharacterized protein LOC129883611, translated as MAASRFRDFTRINPPEFHSSNMDKDPQEFIEGNAKIIRIMGISPVEKADLAAYQLKRVAQVWYDQLRDERGRDDALKFDRDWVPNPKIQGGAQSGQAIPLCKKCERNHKGEFLARLDTCYRFGKLDHQVKGCRSGTRSPAKTLVIGHPDQCATTLGGSQCQNRFYAFQIRKELEDSPDVVAGFWDLQDELTGRIVDKMTGRKSHLFQNFKDSNFRPFLRPTGRVI; from the exons ATGGCAGCTAGTCGATTTCGGGACTTCACTCGGATAAACCCTCCCGAATTTCATAGCTCTAATATGGACaaggatccacaagaattcaTTGAGGGCAATGCTAAGATTATTAGGATCATGGGTATTAGTCCAGTGGAGAAAGCAGACTTAGCGGCTTATCAACTTAAGAGAGTTGCACAAGTTTGGTATGATCAATTGAGGGATGAAAGAGGCCGGGATGATG CTCTAAAGTTTGATAGAGACTGGGTGCCTAACCCTAAGATTCAAGGAGGAGCTCAAAGTGGTCAAGCCATCCCTCTATGCAAGAAGTGTGAAAGGAACCACAAGGGAGAATTCTTAGCAAGATTGGATACATGTTATAGGTTTGGAAAACTGGATCATCAGGTGAAGGGTTGTAGGAGTGGTACTAGATCCCCGGCTAAGACTCTAGTTATAGGCCATCCAGACCAGTGTGCTACTACTTTGGGTGGCAGTCAGTGCCAAAACAGATTTTATGCCTTTCAGATTCGCAAAGAGTTAGAAGATTCACCTGATGTTGTGGCTG GTTTTtgggacctgcaggatgagctAACAGGACGAATTGTAGACAAGATGACAGGCCGTAAATCTCACCTAttccaaaacttcaaagactcgAATTTCAGACCTTTTCTCAGACCTACAGGACGAGTCATTTAA